One part of the Sphingobacterium sp. LZ7M1 genome encodes these proteins:
- a CDS encoding MgtC/SapB family protein: MTDIASIDFIITQLVWDWNDLLKAVLSLCAGFVLGFEREWKDKSAGFKTISIICLGSTLFSLLSFKLGAGESEDATRIASYVVSGIGFLGAGVIFKDGVNVNGLTTASIIWMSAAIGMAIGFGVYVIAAIFLLACFAIIVSGPLLNKYVIHNIVRLVSVSMKREDLDAKDQLLSAIRPLSKHVKIKKQTMSADLLTIELEVLIDKRNIRKFERSILENKQLVEISL, from the coding sequence ATGACTGACATCGCATCTATCGACTTTATCATCACTCAACTTGTATGGGATTGGAATGACTTGTTGAAAGCCGTATTATCACTTTGTGCCGGATTTGTATTGGGATTCGAGCGCGAGTGGAAGGATAAGTCGGCTGGTTTCAAGACCATTTCCATTATCTGTTTGGGGAGTACCTTGTTTTCCTTGCTATCCTTTAAATTGGGTGCTGGAGAATCGGAGGATGCCACTCGGATAGCTTCGTACGTGGTTTCAGGTATTGGTTTCCTAGGTGCTGGGGTGATCTTCAAAGATGGAGTGAATGTAAATGGATTGACTACAGCCAGTATTATCTGGATGTCAGCAGCCATTGGAATGGCAATCGGTTTTGGAGTCTATGTCATCGCGGCCATTTTCTTGCTTGCTTGTTTTGCCATTATTGTTTCGGGACCCTTATTGAATAAATATGTAATCCACAACATCGTGCGCTTGGTAAGTGTCAGTATGAAAAGGGAGGACCTGGATGCCAAGGATCAATTGCTGTCAGCTATCAGACCGCTTTCTAAGCATGTGAAAATAAAAAAGCAGACCATGTCTGCCGATTTATTGACTATTGAACTTGAGGTGCTGATCGATAAACGAAATATCCGCAAGTTTGAAAGATCAATTCTTGAAAACAAACAATTGGTTGAAATCAGCCTATAA
- a CDS encoding bifunctional 4-hydroxy-2-oxoglutarate aldolase/2-dehydro-3-deoxy-phosphogluconate aldolase has translation MKEEIIKEIIRNPVLPVFYDDDVNTCIQALQSCYEGGIRVFEFVNRGVEAEQNFKALRNYKEEHFPDLKLGIGTIMHADDADRFIELGADFLVSPIFSECVASSAKKNNILWIPGCMTPTEISDAQMAGCTFVKLFPGDTLGPGFLKSIKPIFPNLRFMPTGGVDCSSESINKWFEAGVSAVGLGSKLFVKVNGKYEFGQIAENCRNLLNWAKRGA, from the coding sequence ATGAAAGAAGAAATTATCAAAGAAATCATTCGAAATCCAGTCTTACCTGTTTTTTATGATGATGACGTCAATACCTGCATTCAGGCCCTACAAAGCTGCTATGAAGGCGGTATTAGGGTTTTTGAATTTGTAAACCGAGGTGTGGAAGCGGAACAGAATTTTAAGGCCTTGCGTAACTATAAGGAAGAGCACTTCCCCGATCTGAAACTGGGGATAGGAACCATCATGCATGCGGATGATGCAGACCGTTTTATTGAACTGGGAGCAGACTTTTTGGTGAGTCCTATTTTTTCGGAATGTGTTGCGAGTTCTGCCAAGAAGAATAACATCCTTTGGATTCCGGGCTGCATGACTCCTACCGAAATTTCCGATGCCCAAATGGCTGGCTGCACTTTCGTGAAACTATTCCCCGGCGATACCTTAGGTCCTGGGTTTCTGAAAAGCATCAAACCTATCTTTCCAAATTTACGGTTTATGCCAACGGGTGGCGTAGACTGCTCATCGGAAAGTATCAACAAATGGTTTGAAGCCGGAGTCAGTGCTGTGGGACTTGGCTCGAAACTGTTCGTGAAAGTCAATGGGAAGTATGAATTCGGACAGATTGCTGAAAACTGCAGAAACCTATTGAATTGGGCAAAAAGAGGGGCTTGA
- a CDS encoding sugar kinase: MPQILTFGEVLYRLQSLSESIFEGGNNRLKIFPGGSEANVAVGLAQMGDQVHFYSAFPENTLAKELLESIQHLGVDCSKAIQIGDRIGSYILLSANGLSSGEVVYDRKFSSFSLLKPEDIDFDLLFQDVDWFHWSALTPALSEDMAILMETVLKEADQREITISVDLNFRSKLWKYGKEPLEVMPDLVAYCDVIMGNIWAAQNMLDSPVEIGLNRQTTQEIYFNSSQISAKHIFEAFPKAKHIANTFRFMDHPKHNLFYGTYHNRNEDSISATFETEAVIDRIGSGDAFMAGLIHALRQGMSAQETIDFATGAGYQKLFVEGDFGNGKAN, encoded by the coding sequence ATGCCACAGATATTAACATTCGGAGAAGTATTGTATCGCCTTCAAAGCCTCAGTGAGTCGATTTTTGAGGGTGGAAATAATCGTTTAAAAATTTTCCCAGGTGGTTCAGAAGCCAATGTTGCTGTTGGTTTGGCCCAAATGGGGGATCAGGTCCATTTCTATTCGGCCTTTCCTGAGAATACCCTTGCAAAGGAGCTGCTGGAAAGCATTCAGCATTTAGGTGTGGATTGTTCCAAGGCTATCCAAATAGGCGATCGCATCGGCAGCTATATCCTCCTTTCGGCAAATGGACTGAGCAGTGGCGAGGTGGTATACGATAGAAAGTTTTCAAGTTTCAGTCTGTTAAAACCTGAGGACATCGATTTTGACCTGTTGTTTCAAGATGTGGATTGGTTCCATTGGTCAGCATTGACACCGGCACTTTCCGAAGACATGGCAATCCTGATGGAAACGGTACTGAAGGAGGCCGATCAAAGAGAGATCACGATATCTGTGGACCTCAATTTCCGGAGCAAACTCTGGAAATATGGCAAAGAGCCACTGGAAGTCATGCCAGATTTGGTCGCTTATTGTGATGTCATCATGGGAAATATCTGGGCGGCACAAAACATGCTGGATAGCCCAGTGGAAATAGGATTAAACCGACAGACAACCCAGGAGATTTATTTCAATAGTTCCCAAATCTCTGCAAAGCATATTTTTGAGGCTTTCCCCAAAGCGAAACATATCGCTAATACGTTCAGGTTCATGGACCATCCTAAGCATAATCTATTTTATGGCACATACCATAACAGAAACGAGGACAGCATTTCAGCCACTTTTGAAACAGAAGCTGTAATCGATAGGATCGGTAGTGGTGATGCGTTTATGGCGGGGCTGATCCATGCCCTAAGGCAAGGCATGTCTGCACAGGAAACCATAGACTTCGCAACTGGAGCTGGTTATCAAAAATTATTTGTAGAAGGAGATTTTGGAAATGGAAAAGCCAACTAA
- a CDS encoding SDR family oxidoreductase has translation MTILDKFSLKDKVIVITGGTGILGKSFVKALAEAGAKICIIGRNQEKINERISMANDLGAEAIGIVADVMDEQSVKDAKQQIVNRYGSIDGLINAVGGNIPGATIADDQNIFDNKIQDTIKAIELNLYGTIIPTLIFGELIANKGKGSIINISSLAASRPLTRVLGYTVAKHAIDGFTKWMSTELALRYGDKVRVNAIAPGVFLTEQNKTLLTNPDGSYTDRAQKFINGTPYRRLGDPSELEGTLVYLLSDASAFVSGEIIFVDGGFNSWCGV, from the coding sequence ATGACTATTCTAGATAAATTCTCCCTTAAAGATAAAGTTATCGTTATTACAGGAGGCACCGGAATTTTGGGCAAATCCTTCGTGAAGGCATTAGCTGAAGCCGGCGCTAAAATCTGTATTATCGGGAGAAACCAGGAAAAAATCAATGAACGTATCAGCATGGCCAATGACCTCGGGGCAGAAGCCATAGGTATTGTAGCAGATGTGATGGATGAGCAGTCGGTCAAGGATGCCAAGCAACAGATCGTGAACCGTTATGGTAGCATCGATGGCCTGATCAATGCCGTGGGAGGAAACATCCCAGGGGCAACGATCGCTGATGATCAAAACATATTTGACAATAAAATCCAGGATACCATAAAAGCAATCGAGCTAAATCTTTATGGAACCATTATTCCGACCTTGATTTTTGGGGAACTTATTGCTAACAAGGGCAAGGGTTCCATTATCAATATTTCTTCCTTGGCAGCATCAAGACCCTTGACCCGTGTGCTGGGCTATACCGTAGCCAAGCATGCCATTGATGGCTTCACCAAATGGATGTCCACTGAATTGGCTTTACGTTATGGTGACAAGGTGCGTGTCAATGCTATTGCACCGGGAGTTTTCTTAACGGAGCAAAACAAGACCTTATTGACCAATCCAGATGGCAGTTATACCGATAGGGCACAGAAGTTTATCAATGGGACACCATATCGAAGGTTGGGTGACCCGTCTGAATTGGAAGGAACCTTAGTTTATCTCTTGAGCGATGCTTCGGCATTTGTTTCTGGCGAGATCATTTTTGTCGATGGTGGCTTTAACTCTTGGTGTGGCGTATAA
- the uxuA gene encoding mannonate dehydratase, translating to MENKKFLEQTWRWYGPNDPVSLQDVKQAGATGIVSALHHIPHGEVWPLEDIQERKKIIEEAGLTWSVVESVPVHEAIKTRSAEADQYIERYKQSLQNLAACGIKTICYNFMPVLDWTRTQLDLIMKDGSKALYFDWIDLAIFDIYILKREAAAQDYSQEIQQLAEEKYNKMSAEEKTDLQFNILMGIPGEGDITLESLQNSINIYKSIGREGLKQNLLYFLEAIADICETNGIKMTIHPDDPPYAILGLPRVVSNEEDLVYIISEQPRDFNGICFCTGSLGAGPKNNLPQILDKVKHRVHFAHLRNVKRDAIGSFYEADHLDGDVDMYAIVKGLSEENQRRALAIPFRPDHGHQMLDDINKVTNPGYSAIGRLRGLAELRGLELGILRS from the coding sequence ATGGAAAACAAAAAATTCTTAGAACAAACTTGGCGATGGTACGGACCTAATGATCCGGTATCATTGCAAGATGTGAAGCAAGCTGGGGCTACTGGCATAGTTTCGGCTTTGCATCATATCCCACATGGTGAAGTATGGCCGTTGGAGGACATACAGGAAAGGAAAAAGATAATTGAAGAAGCAGGATTGACCTGGTCGGTTGTAGAATCCGTTCCTGTACACGAAGCTATCAAAACAAGATCTGCCGAGGCTGACCAATATATTGAGCGTTATAAGCAATCGTTGCAGAATTTAGCAGCTTGTGGTATCAAGACGATCTGCTATAATTTTATGCCGGTTCTGGATTGGACTAGGACCCAGTTGGACCTGATCATGAAGGATGGTTCCAAAGCCCTGTACTTTGATTGGATTGACCTCGCTATCTTTGATATTTATATCCTAAAGAGAGAAGCAGCTGCGCAGGACTATTCCCAAGAAATTCAACAGCTAGCTGAGGAGAAGTACAACAAGATGTCAGCGGAAGAGAAAACAGATCTTCAATTCAATATCCTGATGGGCATTCCAGGTGAAGGTGATATTACCTTGGAATCTCTACAAAATAGCATCAATATCTATAAAAGTATTGGAAGGGAAGGATTAAAACAGAACTTGCTTTACTTCTTAGAGGCAATTGCAGACATCTGCGAGACCAACGGGATTAAGATGACCATTCACCCCGATGATCCACCATATGCAATCCTAGGGCTTCCTAGGGTAGTAAGCAACGAAGAAGATTTAGTGTACATTATTTCAGAACAGCCTAGGGATTTCAACGGGATTTGTTTCTGTACCGGTTCTTTAGGTGCTGGACCCAAAAACAACCTTCCTCAGATCTTGGACAAAGTGAAACATCGTGTTCATTTTGCGCATCTGCGAAATGTAAAACGTGATGCCATTGGGAGCTTCTATGAGGCAGACCATTTGGATGGGGATGTGGATATGTATGCCATCGTAAAGGGATTGAGTGAAGAAAACCAACGCAGAGCATTGGCCATTCCATTTAGACCTGACCATGGGCATCAAATGCTTGATGACATCAATAAAGTGACCAATCCTGGTTATTCTGCCATTGGAAGACTTCGTGGTCTGGCTGAATTGAGGGGTTTGGAATTAGGAATTTTGAGATCTTAA